In Helianthus annuus cultivar XRQ/B chromosome 9, HanXRQr2.0-SUNRISE, whole genome shotgun sequence, the following are encoded in one genomic region:
- the LOC110875116 gene encoding E3 ubiquitin-protein ligase Praja-2-like produces MKLDHLKPVNPLKKILDPPLAEDETSETIKPSRHDIITDLKMLSKKWNQFTLILLVMMLICWIELFTVAMVYLITLEFGDICFCGPGDRLDVLVEVDKGINNTEINGSVVTATYLYYSTETGQLLDYVDHEYNHRSAMSIANLVLRCQLVLNNIPTAIEDAVKTTGKEKMDDDEICVICLEEYQEDDMIGTLVCKHSYHDECIKKWLKVKGRCSICGAIAFRLTPSFR; encoded by the exons ATGAAATTGGATCATCTAAAACCAGTGAACCCACTAAAAAAAattctggatccgccactggcCGAAGATGAGACGTCGGAGACAATAAAGCCTAGTCGACATGATATCATAACCGATTTGAAGATGTTGAGTAAAAAATGGAATCAGTTTACACTTATCTTACTTGTGAT gatGTTAATTTGCTGGATTGAATTGTTCACTGTTGCAATGGTTTACTTGATTACATTAGAATTTGGTGACATTTGTTTTTGTG GACCTGGTGATCGGTTGGATGTACTAGTTGAAGTGGATAAAGGGATTAATAATACAG AGATTAACGGGTCAGTAGTCACCGCTACGTACTTGTACTATTCTACTGAAACGGGTCAACTGTTGGATTATGTTGACCATGAATACAATCATCGTTCAGCTATGAGTATTGCAAATCTTGTATTACGGTGTCAACTTGTTCTTAATAACATACCAACGGCTATTGAAGATGCAGTGAAGACGACGGGTAAAGAGAAAATGGATGATGATGAGATTTGTGTAATTTGTCTCGAAGAATATCAAGAGGATGATATGATTGGAACACTGGTATGCAAACATAGTTATCATGATGAATGCATCAAAAAATGGTTAAAAGTCAAGGGTCGATGTTCGATTTGCGGGGCTATTGCTTTCCGCCTTACACCCTCGTTTCGCTAG